In Helianthus annuus cultivar XRQ/B chromosome 9, HanXRQr2.0-SUNRISE, whole genome shotgun sequence, the following are encoded in one genomic region:
- the LOC110879102 gene encoding probable WRKY transcription factor 3 translates to MAETPQHHRQVPPVITLPPQSSFETLFTGGPGPGPGFSPGPMTMVSNFFTDHYPDVDSRSFSQLLAGAMASPASNATGFVFDGLKESDSAKKVGGFKENRPVDLVIGQSPSGFVFPNVFSPSGFLNSPGFLSPLQSPFGMSHQQALAQVTAQAALSQSYFNHIQPENQPSATESYEQQPQMVNTVNSKSDHEDSQIGSPDDLSVSQSDATEPQQMIATDTNDGYNWRKYGQKQVKASEHLRSYYKCTYVNCPVKKTVGQSVDGQITDIVFKGKHNHDPPPPKRAKEGAADVNKPINSQLETRVVETPVADQGSNPLMKFDQVCNQFIDQLMSTDEPDDEPNPKRRNTEVGPVSVPVDPAALSNKMVPEQKIVVQTRSEVDLLNDGFKWRKYGQKVVKGNTNPRSYYKCTFAGCNVRKHVERSPSDPKSVVTTYEGKHDHDIPVSKHRGYFSNNGGGQMGKSTKPSQRKDTNLGNNERPVLLQMKEEAITA, encoded by the exons ATGGCAGAAACACCACAACACCACCGCCAAGTTCCACCGGTGATTACACTACCACCACAATCATCATTCGAAACCCTATTCACAGGTGGGCCTGGGCCGGGCCCAGGGTTCAGCCCCGGCCCAATGACCATGGTTTCCAATTTCTTCACTGATCATTACCCTGATGTGGATTCACGCTCGTTTTCTCAGCTTCTTGCTGGTGCTATGGCTTCACCTGCATCAAACGCAACTGGTTTTGTGTTTGATGGGTTGAAAGAAAGTGATTCTGCAAAGAAAGTTGGGGGGTTTAAGGAAAATAGGCCCGTTGACTTGGTGATTGGTCAATCGCCATCTGGGTTTGTGTTTCCAAATGTTTTTAGTCCTTCTGGGTTTCTTAATTCTCCTGGGTTTTTATCACCTCTGCAG AGTCCATTTGGGATGTCACACCAGCAGGCGTTGGCTCAAGTTACCGCTCAGGCTGCATTATCTCAATCTTATTTCAATCATATTCAACCGGAAAATCAGCCTTCCGCAACAGAGTCATATGAGCAACAACCACAAATGGTCAACACAGTCAATTCAAAATCAGATCACGAGGATTCCCAAATCGGGTCACCAGATGATTTGTCGGTTTCTCAATCCGACGCTACTGAACCTCAACAAATGATTGCTACTGATACCAATGATGGCTACAATTGGAGGAAGTACGGTCAAAAACAGGTCAAAGCAAGTGAGCATCTGCGAAGCTACTATAAATGCACATATGTTAACTGCCCGGTGAAGAAGACGGTCGGGCAATCAGTTGATGGTCAAATAACTGATATCGTGTTTAAAGGCAAGCACAATCATGACCCACCTCCACCTAAGCGCGCTAAAGAAGGTGCTGCTGATGTGAACAAACCGATTAATTCTCAATTGGAAACGCGCGTTGTGGAAACGCCGGTAGCTGATCAAGGATCGAACCCGTTGATGAAATTTGATCAAGTATGTAATCAGTTCATTGATCAGTTGATGAGCACTGATGAGCCAGACGATGAACCTAATCCAAAAAGAAG GAATACTGAAGTCGGGCCTGTGTCTGTGCCTGTGGACCCGGCGGCTTTATCTAACAAGATGGTACCAGAACAGAAAATTGTAGTTCAGACAAGAAGTGAGGTTGATCTTTTAAACGATGGGTTCAAGTGGCGAAAATACGGGCAGAAAGTGGTCAAGGGGAATACTAATCCAAG GAGTTATTATAAATGCACATTTGCAGGATGCAATGTGAGAAAGCATGTAGAAAGATCTCCATCAGACCCGAAATCTGTGGTAACGACATATGAAGGGAAACATGATCATGATATTCCAGTATCTAAGCATCGAGGATACTTTAGCAACAATGGTGGTGGGCAAATGGGTAAATCTACAAAACCGTCACAGCGCAAAGACACCAACTTAGGAAACAATGAAAGACCGGTTCTTTTACAGATGAAAGAAGAGGCAATAACGGCATAA
- the LOC110879100 gene encoding protein IMPAIRED IN BABA-INDUCED STERILITY 1, with translation MGCVNSKHMVRFYCSLGNSSLKNHDHIDSHVIKSLKNMKKGIQVNDDRRRSKDRENHHLIDTWNGDGESSNFGSINLKFERIKEAEHVAAGWPSWLSEVASEAIDGWLPLRSDSFERLEKIGQGSYSSVYKARHVKSGRFFALKKVRFQNLKPDSVKFMAREITILRTLNHPNIMKLEGLITSTLSCKIYFVFEYMEHDLSGLLSCPDIKFSESQIKCYMKQLLNGIEHCHSLGVLHRDIKTANILVNNEGILKIGDFGLAKFHGPDCREPLTGHVVTLWYRPPELLLGCTNYGTYVDLWSVGCVFAELCFGRPILKGRTEVEQLHKILKLCGTPPDEYWNKSKLPLATMFKPHHAYQSSLRETCKQLPETAVDLIHTLLSVEPCERGTATSALKSEYFHTKPYACDPASLPKYPPNKEIQAKVHEEAACRKKPGGMVWASGASTRVPTDAPHIARRNNGGGSYSKASLDTVLGLSQTTHGSKSEGICALPTQATPSNGGFLWATRRRKYGGNSTLSGGVVAVHAASQQMPENGESTSVVCSGFRNCRLQSLNQSASFDSSKVHNSQDLLNDDQETFFDARSHC, from the exons ATGGGGTGTGTTAATTCAAAGCATATGGTTAGGTTTTACTGTTCTTTAGGTAATTCTTCACTGAAGAATCATGATCATATTGATAGTCATGTTATTAAGTCATTGAAGAATATGAAGAAGGGAATACAAGTTAATGATGATAGGAGGAGGAGTAAGGATAGAGAAAATCATCATCTTATTGATACTTGGAATGGAGATGGAGAGTCTTCAAATTTCGGTTCGattaatttgaaatttgaaaggATTAAGGAAGCAGAACATGTTGCTGCTGGATGGCCTTCTTGGCTTAGTGAGGTTGCGAGTGAAGCCATCGATGGTTGGCTACCTTTGAGATCCGATAGCTTCGAAAGATTGGAAAAG ATCGGACAAGGTTCATACAGCAGTGTCTACAAAGCACGTCACGTCAAAAGTGGTAGATTTTTTGCACTAAAAAAGGTGCGTTTTCAAAATCTAAAGCCAGACAGTGTAAAGTTCATGGCTCGAGAAATCACAATCCTCCGTACGCTCAACCACCCAAACATCATGAAACTAGAGGGGTTAATAACATCCACATTATCATGTAAAATATACTTTGTTTTTGAATATATGGAACATGATCTCTCTGGATTATTGTCATGCCCCGACATCAAGTTCAGTGAGTCCCAG ATTAAATGCTATATGAAGCAATTATTGAACGGTATCGAACATTGCCATTCACTTGGAGTTCTACATCGAGACATTAAAACCGCAAATATTTTGGTGAATAACGAAGGGATTTTGAAGATTGGCGATTTCGGTCTAGCAAAGTTCCACGGTCCTGACTGCAGGGAACCGTTGACCGGTCATGTAGTGACTTTGTGGTATCGGCCTCCTGAACTTCTTCTAGGATGCACGAATTACGGGACGTATGTTGACCTTTGGAGTGTGGGATGTGTTTTTGCTGAACTTTGTTTTGGGAGACCGATCCTTAAGGGCCGAACTGAG GTGGAACAATTGCACAAAATATTGAAGCTTTGTGGAACTCCCCCTGATGAATACTGGAACAAGTCGAAACTTCCTCTTGCAACGATGTTTAAACCGCATCATGCTTATCAAAGTAGTCTTCGGGAAACGTGTAAGCAGCTCCCGGAAACTGCGGTTGACCTTATTCACACGTTACTTTCTGTAGAGCCTTGCGAGCGTGGGACTGCTACATCTGCCCTCAAATCTGAG TATTTCCATACGAAGCCTTATGCGTGTGATCCCGCTAGCTTGCCGAAATATCCACCTAACAAAGAGATTCAGGCAAAGGTCCACGAGGAAGCCGCATGTAG AAAGAAGCCAGGTGGCATGGTTTGGGCATCCGGAGCTTCAACAAGAGTCCCTACCGATGCCCCTCATATTGCAAGAAGAAACAATGGCGGTGGTTCGTATTCAAAAGCGTCGCTCGACACAGTGTTGGGGCTTTCACAAACTACACACGGGTCTAAATCCGAAGGGATTTGTGCACTCCCCACTCAAGCGACTCCTTCAAATGGTGGTTTTCTGTGGGCAACAAGAAGGCGGAAATATGGCGGCAATTCGACCCTGAGTGGTGGTGTCGTGGCGGTGCATGCAGCCTCCCAACAAATGCCGGAAAATGGGGAATCTACGAGCGTTGTTTGTAGTGGATTTAGAAATTGTAGGCTGCAAAGTCTTAATCAGTCCGCTTCTTTTGATTCGTCAAAAGTACATAACTCTCAGGATTTACTGAAT GATGATCAAGAAACCTTTTTTGATGCTCGCTCCCACTGCTGA
- the LOC110879101 gene encoding uncharacterized protein LOC110879101: MGGISSSPARTIKPIKSLRLHSKKIRVPDKLKRKKKNKDTDAGGDSVAVTDTTVPCHESVSSDCTHEPTHLESHTSQSATNEDEPWFDSVSSIGDSDSDDDFTSVDGDDPNRDNEMFLDNMNVYKVNALEQVNQFSILGYQGYDGESSPTYKLGRSYSSYNGDKDDKNQARILNPQLLHSASYHDNITNTSNSGSQNLTGKPTVIKLAVKRTDPNGTRATEKLFYRPRAGFLIPCCTDEKPTPGCWSAIDPSTFSLRSENYFKDKSKKPAPSYCPYTPVGVDLFVCPKKIDHIAKYLELPRLKGDGKLPPLLIINIQLPSYAAQMFLSDSDGEGLSLVLYFKLSETYEKDTPAQFQQSIKSLVEDEMEKVKSFRKETMVAFRERLKIMVGVVNPDDLVTNSTERKLLHAYNEKPVLSRPQHNFFRGSNYFEVDLDIHRFSYIARKGLDAFRERLKDGIMNLGLTIQAQKPEELPEKVLCCLRLNKIDFVNRGQIPTLVAD; this comes from the exons atggGTGGTATTTCTTCAAGCCCTGCTAGAACAATAAAACCAATAAAGTCACTGCGTCTACATAGCAAAAAGATACGTGTGCCTGACAAactgaaaaggaagaagaagaacaaggaCACCGATGCAGGAGGAGACTCGGTTGCAGTTACTGACACAACCGTCCCTTGTCATGAATCAGTGTCTTCTGATTGTACTCATGAACCCACTCACTTGGAATCACACACTAGTCAGAGTGCTACTAATG AAGACGAACCATGGTTTGATTCTGTCAGCAGCATTGGAGATTCTGATTCAGATGATGACTTCACTAGCGTGGATGGAG ACGATCCAAACCGAGACAATGAGATGTTCTTGGACAACATGAATGTATACAAAGTGAACGCACTCGAGCAAGTTAACCAGTTTTCCATATTAGGTTACCAGGGATATGATGGTGAATCCAGCCCGACATACAAGTTAGGACGTAGTTACAGCAGCTATAACGgtgataaagatgataaaaacCAAGCCCGGATATTGAATCCCCAACTGTTACATTCTGCTAGCTACCATGATAACATAACTAACACATCAAACTCGGGCTCACAGAATCTGACAGGCAAACCCACTGTGATTAAGCTTGCGGTAAAAAGAACCGATCCCAATGGCACCC GTGCTACAGAAAAGTTGTTTTACCGTCCACGGGCAGGATTCTTGATTCCATGTTGTACCGATGAGAAGCCGACTCCTGGATGTTGGTCTGCTATTGACCCATCCACATTTTCCCTCAGAAGTGAAAACTATTTCAA AGATAAATCAAAAAAACCTGCTCCAAGTTATTGCCCTTACACTCCAGTCGGTGTAGATCTATTTGTATGCCCGAAAAAGATCGATCACATTGCCAAATACCTCGAGCTTCCTAGGCTAAAAGGCGATGGCAAATTGCCACCTCTCCTCATTATCAATATTCAG TTGCCTAGTTATGCTGCTCAGATGTTCCTTAGTGACAGTGATGGTGAAGGTTTGAGCCTCGTCTTATATTTCAAACTGTCGGAAACGTACGAGAAAGACACTCCTGCCCAGTTTCAACAGAGCATCAAG AGTTTAGTGGAGGATGAAATGGAAAAGGTGAAGAGTTTCAGAAAAGAAACGATGGTAGCTTTCAGAGAACGGTTGAAGATAATGGTGGGTGTGGTCAACCCAGACGACCTTGTTACTAACAGCACCGAGAGAAAGCTTTTGCACGCCTACAATGAAAAACCCGTCCTCTCACGCCCTCAACACAACTTCTTTCGG GGATCAAATTACTTTGAAGTTGACCTGGACATTCATCGGTTTAGTTACATAGCAAGAAAGGGATTAGATGCGTTTCGTGAACGCCTTAAAGACGGGATAATGAATCTCGGCCTAACAATTCAG GCTCAGAAACCCGAAGAGTTGCCGGAGAAAGTTCTTTGCTGCTTGAGATTAAACAAGATTGACTTTGTTAATCGTGGTCAAATACCTACATTAGTAGCAGACTAG